From the Argentina anserina chromosome 3, drPotAnse1.1, whole genome shotgun sequence genome, the window tgaagaaTTTGCTTTCGGCATTCtagaaattacgctcaggaaaataagatgagtaaatctcactatgatgaGTCTACCCTTAGcggtgattcataattacgctttatttaaaagatcgaactatgatatgtatatgatatagtgggttgtgtatgtgtataaatggtaattacgatacatatatatgagttgctatactatatactgtcatattcatatttccaaatgagttcaGTTATAGCACCAATgttgattttatttgagcatgagtcGCTTgtctttttgtacaataacatttgaggattgtttgtacgtggttttaatttgagtcatgttaaaacgtttttttctgtcttcggacgtattGGCATATCGAAATCTAGACTtagccgggcgacagttacgattcagttagagctctagtctgtctgctggtgtactgcatgaggggtaacatatgggtaacctgggtctcatgagtacccatattttttgtgatattgggtaacagatgggttaccaaatgtctgacggcgtactgcatgagggctAACAAATGAATacctgagtctcatgagtacccgtattataaatgtatttggataAACATATGAGTTgtccaatttctcatgagcacttacatatatgtctTATGAGAGTTTCAAATCGAGCTAATATTTCAACATTCTTAGTATAAACTATAAATATCTCTCACGTATcaatataaaaatttgaaacagAAACAAGCTAATCCAGCAAATGCCATTGACTTGAATGCTACAGAACTTGGCAGCTTTCCCTTGTCCTTCCTTAGGTATAGAGCTTCGTATAACGGTAGATTAATAACAATTAGAACCATACATAGGAGACTCTGCAAGAACATTGTCTTATAAACTTCTGCAATACCCTTTGTTACAGTAAATGTCTCCTTCACAAACCAAGCGAAGCAGTACACATTGAGCAAAGCAAGCGTTGCCAGCACAGTAAACATTGGAGACGACCTCCCAAATTCCATGATCTCTTTCTCATAGCGTTCGGACACGTCTTCATCAGCTACCTTGGCAGTTATTACAAATGCTGAATGATTGTATCCAAGGTAGTGTACAATGGTGTCGATGAAGGCAAATAGATATGATGATGTTCTCTGGTAAAGCCATATACGTTGGTCGTTCCACCAACCTAAGCTCGTGCCTCCACACGAGAGATACTCCACAAAGCTCCCAATGTACTTAGCAGTTATAACATATGCGAATGGTATGAACCATCGGCTTGAAATCTAATTCGTCATGACAAATAGAAATCCATATTAATGAAAACCGTGAAATTGATATAATGCATATGATCGATGTACGTTAAAGTTAGAAACTCGGAGTTCTGCAAGATATCATTTAGCTAGCATATGAAGATTATAGATATCATAACATAATATCGATCTAGAGCTTTTTACGTGTAAATCTATAGTGACAAAATTATAGTGAGATGAACTATACCTGAGGAAATAAGGAAGTGCCTTTAAGGAGGTATAATGAAGGAAGAGTGGAGTAAATTAGTGTTGCCCAGCAATTAGCAGCCCATAAGTTGAAGCGAAGGTATCCAAGTTGATGGCCAAAACTAATCTTTCCATGGCCATAACATACAACATTGTACCTAGACAGCGCAATTTGAAGGTTGCCTTCACCCCATCTCTTATACATCACAAGTGTCTGAAGCAATGTGGTTGGAGCTAATCCTAAGAATGCTTTTCTTGTTGGATTGCAATTCACTGATTTCCATCCTCGACATTGGATTGATAATCCTGTTATCACATCTTCAACTGGACACCCATATTTCACACCCATCTGCAAATTAGTCCAATTCCAATATCTTAATTTCGAACGGCAATGCATTATATCTtactataaatatatatacttatactAATGCAATATAGTTTGCTACATAATTGTATGttaattttctatatataaccTCATATAGAATTTGAATTTCTATGATCAATAAGATTTTGTCTGAACTTAAAACTAGTACTGCGTTACACTGATATACAAGTTAATATGAACATAATATGAAGGTGTCATTGATCGACAGAGAGAATACCTCTTTTCCCCATTGTGTATTCTCTTCAAATGTACAACTCGCAAGACCTTTTGAACATTGTTCTAATTCAGGAGTGCTAAtatcttctctttttttatcCTCCCATTTCATCTCACTCTTATTTTCCTTGCTAAATTTCTCCCCACATAGAGTTTTTCTTCTGTGAAAGCATCCAGTTCCAATATATACTGTGCCCCAATAAGTATCAAGACCATGGGATTCCACCTTCATGTATAACCAAAACAATAGCTGAAGTTTAATGATACACATATGAAATACATTTAATCGCGAAGTCTCGATTTCATCGTTGAAAGTAACATGTAATATGtccttac encodes:
- the LOC126789298 gene encoding cellulose synthase-like protein E1, translating into MGEERQLPLFETTKAKGEVLYRFSAVSVSVGVCLIWFYRVTHIPKAGEDGRFGWMLLFIAELWFGFYWFLTQALRWRRIYRHTFKDRLSDRYENELPGVDIFVCTADPILEPPLMVMNTVLSVMAYDYPPEKLSVYLSDDGCSEFTYYAFLEAAEFAKHWIPYCKKHGIEPRSPAAYFVSAASEAVDDQRQNQKQAGDFALIKKLYENMASKIDNAVKLGRISEEVKSKHEGFSQWDSYSSKRDHDTILRIVIDGRDPNARDVEGCYLPTLVYLAREKRPQIHHNFKAGSMNALIRVSSNISNGKLLLNVDCDMYSNNSKAIRDALCFLMDEEQGHEFAYVQFPQNFDNLTKNELYASLLVINEVESHGLDTYWGTVYIGTGCFHRRKTLCGEKFSKENKSEMKWEDKKREDISTPELEQCSKGLASCTFEENTQWGKEMGVKYGCPVEDVITGLSIQCRGWKSVNCNPTRKAFLGLAPTTLLQTLVMYKRWGEGNLQIALSRYNVVCYGHGKISFGHQLGYLRFNLWAANCWATLIYSTLPSLYLLKGTSLFPQISSRWFIPFAYVITAKYIGSFVEYLSCGGTSLGWWNDQRIWLYQRTSSYLFAFIDTIVHYLGYNHSAFVITAKVADEDVSERYEKEIMEFGRSSPMFTVLATLALLNVYCFAWFVKETFTVTKGIAEVYKTMFLQSLLCMVLIVINLPLYEALYLRKDKGKLPSSVAFKSMAFAGLACFCFKFLY